The Oreochromis aureus strain Israel breed Guangdong linkage group 15, ZZ_aureus, whole genome shotgun sequence genome contains the following window.
CTGTGTGCACCTGAGGACTAGAGACAAGTTGAGGTAACTTccattcttatttttttatctgCTGCCTTTTCATGTAATGGACAGTAATGGCTCACTCCAACAGGTAACAGGTGAAGTGAAAAATTCCTTCCTGGTCTGGGTCCTGGGAGAGCTTTGCAAATGCTGCTCAAAATCTTCTTCTCTAAGACAAATAGGCCATAAAATGTGGTCTAAATTTAAGAACacaacaaattttaataataaagatatCATTTAACTGTAACTCATCAGACTGATTAATGTTGATAGGTTATGATAAAGGTTGCAGGAGTGGATAGGAAGGAAGTCCAAATCAAGGCAACttttaacttcctgtctgaaattttacattttatgaaaACTTGTGCATTTTTATCCATATCTGACTTATTGACTGTAGATTAAAtgaaatgttattattatttcatagcAACAGGAAACATTAAGAAGCAAATAGAAAGTATAGTTAGTTTCAGTCTGCATTGAAAAGAACAACTCAGAGCTGTAAGGTAGACAGAGTTATTGTTATTGTGCATTCCTCCTTAAGTGCATATAAGTCACTGTGTTGACCCAAATCAATGTGCCACTGTGTTTCTCCATGACTCAAGACGTTTACTGTGGTCATCAGCCAATTACCATGTCTCGTGGTATTGGGTAAGCCTTAATTATTTGCGTATAGGAAGTTGGACAATCTTCCTGTTCTACCGTGTGCTGACGTCTTGAAAAGCTGTAGAGTCCTCTGGTGGTCACCTTGTGAACTCTGCTGTCAAAGCACAGTGTGACTACAGAGCATGTTCCTAgattgtaaaataataataataatatttaaaaaagctttCTTTTCATGTCTCTCTCATTTCATATCAGTGTTTGCAACTGCACACTACGATTtagcttctctccctctctataAACTCctgttaggtttttttttaaaaattgtggtTTAAAAGGCTAAAATCAATAAAAgctccatttatttttttctgacagGCAGCATGGATGTAAGTACTTCATCAAATTCTCAGATCTCTACACTGGTAAGAATGAGTGCATTGCATTCTCCTCTGTTATCCCACCttaatataaatgcataacTTTTTGCTTATGTTTGCAACTGCAAGTTGGTGTCCTCCATCGTGTCCACCCTCTCCCTTCCACGTATTTCCATCCTGGCTCCTGACCCTTCTCTTTCTCCATCctccccctctcctcctcctcctcctccgcctcctcctctgtctcagcATTCTGATCCTCTGTGTGGCAGCTGCCCGTCCTCTGGTTCTGCCCCACAGGCTAACAGCCTTTGGCCCAGCCTGTCACCTTCTGGAGCTGGATTCCCCGCTTGGCCGGGACAGGCCACTCAACCCGCACCGTGCTGGACAGGCCAGACAAACACACCCTGCTGGCCTGGGACGCAACCAGCTCCAGTCTCTGTCCCCACTCCATTTCCAGTCCAAGCTCCCACTCAAGTGATAACACCACCtcctgcaccaaccacaactaTAGTTCCAGCTCCAACTGCAGTGCAGCCCTGTCAGCCTTGCTGGCCGGGCACCCAGTACCAGCCTCCTCAGCCACCAGCTCCAATTCAAGTTCAAGCCCCAAATCCAACTCCAACTCCAGTTCCAGTGCCTGCACCTGCTCCCAGCATTCATCCAAATGTACCAGGCTGGCCTGCACATCCCAGCTGGCCCTATAACCCGGGACAATCAGGGTGGCCTGGGCAGAATCCGTCTATCATGCCTCCACACTGGCTCCCACCCACATCTGGACCTCTAGTGAGTCAAATGCAAGGAAGCGGGTGTGTTGGTTTGCTATCAGGCTGTTTtactgtgtctctctctctttgctgttTAGAGCGTGCCATACAACTTGAACCTGGCCCGAGGGGTGTATGACAAAATGATGATGACGATCTTGGGCTATGTGAAACCAAACGCTAAAATGTAAGCCTGCGTCTGTGTGCCTTCAGTGTCTTTGAAAAACGAGGTGGATTTCATGTTGCATTAGGTTCTTGAGAGCATGTTTTCTTTAGTGTGAATCAGTCTGGTCTCCCGCAGGTTCACAGTGAACTTCCTGAGAGGCAACGACATCGCCTTTCACATCAACCCCCGCTTCAACGAGGCGGGCAAGCAGGTGGTCGTCCGCAACCACAAACTGGGTGAACGCTGGGGTGCCGAAGAGAGAGACCTGAAGGGTCCCTTTCCTTTTGCGCTTGGGAGCCCTTTTGAGGTGAGTGGCAGAGACTGAAATCAGATGAGGGCAGCGGGCTGAAGCACCCATGAGTGGCTATATTGTGTTGTATTAATCATTGGATCGCTTCAGAGCTCAAAACAAACTGAGAAACACTTTTTAAATCATTAATCTCAATTgtcagaaatttaaaaaaaaaattaacattattaatacttttaaaaactAATAACTAATGAgatgaaactaaactaaaactactaACGTGCAATACAATGAGTTTTACTGCTGATCCTTGTGCGTTTAACTGACTTTAGGTCACTTTCTCATGGGAAACATTAGGCCTCGAAAAACGGAAAGGGTTGGAAAGTCGTTTGTGCAGGCGGGTCCTAGATAAGGGAGCTGCTATGCTGCAGGGAGGCTCCTGGAGGTCAGTGGGGGTCTTATGTTGCTCAGTAACATCAATAACACTTATGTTTAACAGGCATCGTAAAGAGGAGACTAATCTGAGGAGCTGATTCTGTCTTTGTGTCCGACAGTCCTGGGTTTGTGTTCACTCACATCAATAACACAATGTGTTAACAGGCACTCGTTACTGCTACTTCTTCTAATAACTGATTTGGTGACATTATAATGTGTactatacagtatatacagcaGAAGTGAGCTTCAGTCTGTGCAGTATCACTTACATGTCAAATTGTAATACTTTGTGTTGAAAAGACCAATTTTACTTTACTTCTGTTAAACAGTAAGTCTCATTTTTTGTtcttgaaaaattaaaaacagttatCACGGGTATCACAGCAGATGCCGATACAAGGAGCCAGGAGGTCAAAAGCTGGGAAATCTGTGGCACTCACGGGTCATTTTATAACCATGTTTTTGCAGTTAGGCTAATTAATAATTGTGTGCTCAATTAATTTTCAGTGatcgcagatttttttttaacttgaaatCAGTGATCGGAGGAGAATTCACTTttgctgctcctcctcctggGCCTGCATTTCCAATGAGTTTTCTTTAAAGTACTTGTTTTAAAATGAGCATAAGTGGAAATAACACTGCACTTTTCAGCTTcacattaatttaattaatgagAGGTGACATACTATAACTGGacacttcattagttacaccttgctagtatcTTGTTGGACCCCTTTTGGCTAGGGTTAGGGTCTTCGTGGCACATATAGaagaaggtgctggaaacattcctcagagatgttGGTCCATGTTGACACAACAGCATCAAactgctgctgcagatttgttggctgaaCATCTATGATGCCACTCTGctgttccaccacatcacaaACATGCTCTATTGGACTCAGATCTGGTGTAGAGGCTatctgagtacagtgaactcactgacATGTTCATGTGACATGATCTGAGTTTTGTGACATGATGGGTTATCTAGCTGAAACCAGCCATTAGAAGATAACAGTAACAAAACTCAGGTagactgtggtgtttaaatgatgctctgGTGGTGTAAATAAAATATCCCCATCACCATTCCAGCACCATCAGCCTGAACAGTTGatgcaaggcaggatggatccatgttttcatgttgtttacagcgGATTCTGGTATGATGCTCACATCTGAATGCCACAGCAGTAATTGAGACTCATCAGCCCAACCTTTTATTGTGTAATATTGATGACCTTGTGCAAATTGTAGCCTCATTATCCTGCTCTTAGCTGACCGGAGTGTtatccagtgtggtcttctgctgctgtagcccatctgcatCGAGCTTCAACATGTTGTGCAGTCAGAGaagctcttctgcatactttagTGCttattgccttcctatcagctcgaagcagtttggccattctcctctgacgtCTGGCATCAGCAAGACATTTTCACCGAGAAAAATCCCCGTCTAGCTTGTGCGGGGAAAATCCTGGTAGTTCAGCAGTTTCCAAATACTCATACTAGCTcttctggcaccaacaaccatatgcaaattcaattcaaagtcacttaaaccGCCTTTCTTTCTCACTCTGATGCTTGGATTAACTTAagcaggtcgtcttgaccatgtctacacgcctaaatgcactgagacactgccatgtgattggctggctaAAGGGTTTAATCCTTGCAATAGTATAGTAGTGATAAAAGATGTTGAACTTACTGTCATATCAGTGGAAGATATTTCTTGGAAATTATAATCAGTGAGAATAATagttaggtttttttttatataataataCCTGGTGAAGAACTTTCTTAGAAGTACACAGTCGTAGTCTCAATGTAAGGGCGTCACTGGTGGTGTGTCCTCTTGCAGATGAAGATCCTGTGCACGCCTGAGATGTTCAGGGTGGCAGTGAACAACATCCCCCTGTTTGAGTTCCGTCACCGCATCAGAGAGCTCAACCAGATCGACAGAATCAACATCTTGCATGATGTCGTCCTGACATACGTCAATGTGGAGACACTTCCTTAAGAAATTCAGCTTTAGCCACACGGATGAACGCATATATACGACTGCGTGTTTATGCAGCAGAGATACATATACGTAGATAAACGGTGTGACACATACTCTTACGGTATTTACATGCTACATCTTGGGGGTAACGTTTCAGTTAATGTTTAGCATTATGCTCTAAAATGGGATAAATAAGCATGTTAGTTGGTTCTGTGATGTGTAAGGTAATGAGCTGAGCTCATTGATTAACAATAAGGAATACGTCCTGTGCCACAGCACTAACCACTTCATCCACAGAGGCATTTGATTTTCTGTATAGATGCTACTGCTACTAGTTTTATTGTAGACAATAACATAATCTATAATATTAAAGTGCTACTAACTAATATATAACTGAGAACTATGTATGCACCGATGttggaaaaaaacagcaacactggtTCATGATTATTACCTCTCGATTAGTATTAACTGTAGAAATCCTTTAATAATAAATGTACAAGTGTGCAATCAAGtccatgtttttattgtgttttgttttaacagaTCGACACTATGAAACTGTATAACAGTAAAATAAGAGAAAATCTCtttcagagaaataaaaaatcagcACAAACGTATAAAAGGAACTAACAGGATGATTGACTGTGTGATACTTGTCGACAAGCAATTGTTTCACCAAAGTTACAGTGACTTTTACAAGGAAAACACCATCAGtgcaaaaatatgaattacatgaCTGACAGAGGTAGCCTGAAAAGCTCTGGCTAGCATCTTTCCTACAGCAAAAACTCAGTGAAACCATTTCTGTCCTCACCCCTCTAAGCCCAAACGTTAGCATTTTTACCTCAAAAGCAGCATATTGTTAAATTATAGATATTGTACCGGACCCTTAAGCTAACATCACATTTGGGTCAAGGCTTCAACTTCCACAAAACAGAACAGCTACACAGACGACGAGGCAGAATTTCGAGCCTGGATATTAatactggggggaaaaaattgtTAGCTTCATCTTAtggacaattttttttaaaattcagtaaaaactaaaaacatctCAGTACGTTCATATCCACATATATTTActttgcttaaaaaaatattactctCATCCAATTAGTAACAATTTAAtagcataaaaaaataaaaaaataaaagttgtgtgTATAATTAACAAAAACTGTGGCATATTTTTACACCCATGTAGTCTTCTAGTTTTGGACTACCTCTGCTCTTCACGTGACTTCATCATCTTTGTCCCTCCAGTGTTTCCCTTTGTAACATTCACTTAGAAAAGTTCAATTACATAGTTTAACAAATGCTCCACAGacaaaggagaacaacagcaaTGTGAAAGTAAggcaattaaaaaatatatatatattctagaCACCATTTTCCACATGGTCTGTGCAAAAAAACAATTGTGCATTTAAGAGTGCTATAGAGTCTTcgtctctctttctcctcctggTTTATGGGCCCTGCAAACATTAGTCTATCTCTTCAGGTCTTGGTGTCTAGTCTCTTTTCTACAGACTTCACCAGCAGCTCAGCGTActgctccagcagagccaggGCCTTCTCTCCGTCACCGTTTGCCCCTGGGGGCCCTTCACACTGGGGTGAGGAGGGATGAGGCAGTGAGTCCAGCTCATCCTTAACTGTAAGCAGCGCCTTTGACAGGATGCTCCTCATCTCATGTTGATCTTCACTGGTCTGTTGGCTATGCTGTAGTACCTGTTGTTAATGAACACATGCATATATAAAGTAAGTCAGCCATCCAAACttccagaaatgaaaaaaaaagccaatgaTGGAGTGAAAGTTGTAGTACCCTGAATGACCACTTGAGGCTTTCCCAAAAACGGAGTCAAGTCACCATTCTGTTTCATGTTAAAATACTCAACTTTACaggagaaataaacatgttttccaCCCAACAGAAAATGACTGTAGTTCTTATAGAGCACTTTCCCTTTCATAACAAAGtgtgaatgtttttataattCACCCATTTAAAATCTGTTAAGCATTTAATATAGGCGTTACTACTTTGAATGGCAAAGTAGCTACACCCATCTTGTTCACCATTTAATGTACGAAAACATACACTTTATTGATACTAGCAGGGTTACGATACTAGATTGGGTAGCATGCTAACCTGGGTAGCATGCTAACCAGGCTAGCTAATATTAGCTGATAACAGTTCACCTTCTTGTTTAAATATGGTCACTTTTGACtatagtttaaaaaacaaacaaagcaaaaacaaggtGAAAGCCATATTGAGAATTTGAAAACGGGTGGCTTTAAAATTCCCAGACACATatgtcttttatatacagtttatgcAGTCAACAGGCAGCCAGAGGCACACACAGATGGACAGTGCCTTTATCTCTTCGTTCGCTTCATCAGATTATAGATGTTTGCTTTTCCCCTTTGTCTtattctctctctgtttcctgttttctatcAAGTtctccatccacccacccacccaccattttcacacattcatatacacagacgcacacactgacCGTAGTGTACAACGTGACAGTTTTCCGCAAACTGCTGTGAAGGTCAGTAACAACCTGCCTACAAGTTTCCAAGGTGGCTGAGCGATCTgcagagagagatagagagaatGACTTTCAAGTACGGCACAGCGTGCAGAAAATCAGCACACGCACCCAGGAGCACAAATAGCACAAACACAAGCGCGCGCTGTTATCGAGCGAAGTAGGAGAGCGGTAAACGCTGTGCAAAAGGTTGAAGAGCATATaaggaaggaagaaagagggaaaagttGGTatcagaaaagaaacaaacaggtGAGGAGGTTGCTGCAAAAAGCCGCAGAGCTGTAACAGTGTGAACTAAGAAAACTGATTTCACAGTTTATATCATCCAGCAAAACACAGTTTCAGGTACAAATGCAGAGCAGCTATCACTTAATGCCATTTaaggtttctgtgtttttcaaaTTGAAATGAAGCGAAAAGAAATTCCTGGCCTTTGAAAGGCGCTTATCATCCAGGGAACAGCCGGGAGGGAAGTATGACGAAGGGGATGGAGTTATTGTAAGATTCACTAGAGCACTTTAAAACTATTAGATACCTTTTATTTACTGAGCGAGTGAGCAATGTGAGGAAAACTCTGCACTGCCCATTAACTGAGGCTTTGTATTTGACGTCACAGCAGAGTCTAAGTAATATgcaaattcacctgcaaatttCCACAGATAATGGAAAACAGTACCTGGTGTGCAAACATGAGGCCATAACGGAAAACGTTCATCCTTTTCAGGAAGTACAAGTGTGCaaattttatgaaaatcatcCATATTTTGATATTAGAGGGAAGCGAGAAAagggctgaagacaaagaaaCTAAAGGAATGAATGtaacaaaatgtaacaaatgtaaatgtaacaaatgtaacaaaaaaagcagATATTTAAAACTTGTTGTTCTGTCATGTGTGGTCCTTGTAAAGGTCTAACTGGAAGCAGGCAGATAATATGAGACAGATAAGACTGACAAGCAGTACTGAAAAACATCAGGGGATGTAGCAACAAATAAGAGGAGGGTTGGTTAAAGAAGTCGTGGGAGGCCAAACCTGGCTGTGGGCTTGATGTGTGGGCCTGTTCAGgcaccagagggcactctttAGCTACAGCCACCTGACCTGGCTCCTTGGCACTGAGAATAAAAGCCAGAAATGTAAGTCAGTTGCAGTGGCAGTACTAATTCTTGTATATAAGATACCCAGAACTGAACAGATACAATGAACAAATACTACTGCAGCCAACTCATAGTGTGTATGAAGCAAATAACTAGCAATCTGGTGTGCGACTGTTAAAAAACATCTAGCAAAGTCTTCACAAGTGATGTAAAACTGTACCTCTCAGAAACCGAGTCCCTTTTCTGCTTCACAGGCATGGAACATGACAAAGAGGAATCCAAACTTAGAGACAGGTGCCTGCCTAATGCTGAAAGTAACAAGATAAAATCACGCTCAAGCACACAGTTAGCCAATCAGCTCCTTAGCTCTGTGGAGACATTAAAAAGTACACGACTGCCCGGCTTTCTGACCTTGTTTGTTTAGGGGAGTAGCTCTATGGTGACATCCGGGGTCTGTTGTAGGAGTAGAAGCCCTGCTGATGCCTCCAGACCAACTTGAGCTTGGCTTCACCTCTAGGCACAGGCTGCGCCGAGGGCTGAGCGGCTGCTTAGGAAGTGGGATGCGAGAAGGAGGGACGTTCTGGCTGGCTGTAGGATGAGGTGGAGTCGAGGAGGGACTGTTTGATAGTGGAAGGGATGATTTTGACGGCGTGGAGGATGGGAAAATCAGGACAGGAAATGAGGCGAACACGGGAGGTTCAGTTTCCATCTCCACAGACGACCTCCTCCTCTTGGAGAACAAGGGGGAGCCTGGCGGGGTCACTATATGGACGGCATCTCCAAAAGAGGAGGACCGGCTTTTTGCCACGGAGCTAGCAGTGGGGTTCATGTAAGAGTGCTGGGGCTTGAGTTTAGGGCTCTCCCACGGAAGTGGGGACTGGGATGACTGTGGGGACCCAGAGGAGTGTGAAGAAAAGCACGAGGAAGGTCTGGGAGAGGGTTCATTGAGGAAAAGCTGCTGAGGTCTCTTGTGCAACTCCCTCTGGTCACTAGAGGGCATAGGGGAGGGAAGAGCTgcagaaaaagacagaagatTAATATGACTAATTCTAAGAAAGTAGAATTAAATTACGCGTGCTAAAGTGTTATGAACTGATTCAGAAGACTACAAAGCAGTTACTTTCAACTCATGTGGGAAAATACACTGATTAATATGGCAAATTTCAAAGAAACTGTGAAGTCGGCAATGCAAATTATGTTTAAATACACTCTTGAGGCAGATTAACTTTCTCACAGTTGCCAGCGGATGGAATTACTGTAGTTCGCTGAAAAGTCAGACACAAACAGGAACCACagacaaataaatgaatgaactgAAACGAGATCAAACGTACAGCGCGTGGCCAAGTCCTGGGCAGAGCGCGATTTCTGGATGCACGCCGTCCTGTCCGGCAGCAGCGAAGCTTTGGGGGGAGGATTAGAAAACCTCCAGAGGTGGGACCCTGTGGTCGTCTTCTTCTGGGGTCTAAGCGCAGGAGGACTGCTTCTCTCCGGAGCCCTGCTGAGACGCAATACAGCAACTTTACCATCTGTTCACGGCACGCGTGAGTATTTTAGTCACATGACTGGCAGGAATAAAGCACAGCATTTATCCCTCCATGTTGTCATACTGATCTTTTAGAATCATTTAGTGACTTTTATGCTTTTCGCAGATCCGGTTTAGCCTCAAAAATTAAACCCCGATGACGCCTCTTAATGTGTGTGCTTTCTTCTTACTTTGGCCCTTGAGCTTTTCCAGGGGACACGGGACTCTTATTTTCTGCGTTCCCGCTTACGCCATCTTCCATCAAGGGCCGCACTTTTGACACCGGGGGCTTAATAGAGCGGCCGCCTTGTTCCTTCCCGTTCGCTTTGGCAAACAGACGCACGTCTCTGCGCAGAA
Protein-coding sequences here:
- the LOC116332291 gene encoding galectin-3 isoform X3 is translated as MDVSTSSNSQISTLHSDPLCGSCPSSGSAPQANSLWPSLSPSGAGFPAWPGQATQPAPCWTGQTNTPCWPGTQPAPVSVPTPFPVQAPTQVITPPPAPTTTIVPAPTAVQPCQPCWPGTQYQPPQPPAPIQVQAPNPTPTPVPVPAPAPSIHPNVPGWPAHPSWPYNPGQSGWPGQNPSIMPPHWLPPTSGPLSVPYNLNLARGVYDKMMMTILGYVKPNAKMFTVNFLRGNDIAFHINPRFNEAGKQVVVRNHKLGERWGAEERDLKGPFPFALGSPFEMKILCTPEMFRVAVNNIPLFEFRHRIRELNQIDRINILHDVVLTYVNVETLP
- the LOC116332291 gene encoding galectin-3 isoform X2, whose product is MDLVSSIVSTLSLPRISILAPDPSLSPSSPSPPPPPPPPPLSQHSDPLCGSCPSSGSAPQANSLWPSLSPSGAGFPAWPGQATQPAPCWTGQTNTPCWPGTQPAPVSVPTPFPVQAPTQVITPPPAPTTTIVPAPTAVQPCQPCWPGTQYQPPQPPAPIQVQAPNPTPTPVPVPAPAPSIHPNVPGWPAHPSWPYNPGQSGWPGQNPSIMPPHWLPPTSGPLSVPYNLNLARGVYDKMMMTILGYVKPNAKMFTVNFLRGNDIAFHINPRFNEAGKQVVVRNHKLGERWGAEERDLKGPFPFALGSPFEVTFSWETLGLEKRKGLESRLCRRVLDKGAAMLQGGSWR
- the LOC116332291 gene encoding galectin-3 isoform X1, producing MDLVSSIVSTLSLPRISILAPDPSLSPSSPSPPPPPPPPPLSQHSDPLCGSCPSSGSAPQANSLWPSLSPSGAGFPAWPGQATQPAPCWTGQTNTPCWPGTQPAPVSVPTPFPVQAPTQVITPPPAPTTTIVPAPTAVQPCQPCWPGTQYQPPQPPAPIQVQAPNPTPTPVPVPAPAPSIHPNVPGWPAHPSWPYNPGQSGWPGQNPSIMPPHWLPPTSGPLSVPYNLNLARGVYDKMMMTILGYVKPNAKMFTVNFLRGNDIAFHINPRFNEAGKQVVVRNHKLGERWGAEERDLKGPFPFALGSPFEMKILCTPEMFRVAVNNIPLFEFRHRIRELNQIDRINILHDVVLTYVNVETLP
- the LOC116332291 gene encoding galectin-3 isoform X5, encoding MDHSDPLCGSCPSSGSAPQANSLWPSLSPSGAGFPAWPGQATQPAPCWTGQTNTPCWPGTQPAPVSVPTPFPVQAPTQVITPPPAPTTTIVPAPTAVQPCQPCWPGTQYQPPQPPAPIQVQAPNPTPTPVPVPAPAPSIHPNVPGWPAHPSWPYNPGQSGWPGQNPSIMPPHWLPPTSGPLSVPYNLNLARGVYDKMMMTILGYVKPNAKMFTVNFLRGNDIAFHINPRFNEAGKQVVVRNHKLGERWGAEERDLKGPFPFALGSPFEMKILCTPEMFRVAVNNIPLFEFRHRIRELNQIDRINILHDVVLTYVNVETLP
- the LOC116332291 gene encoding galectin-3 isoform X4 → MDLVSSIVSTLSLPRISILAPDPSLSPSSPSPPPPPPPPPLSQHSDPLCGSCPSSGSAPQANSLWPSLSPSGAGFPAWPGQATQPAPCWTGQTNTPCWPGTQPAPVSVPTPFPVQAPTQVITPPPAPTTTIVPAPTAVQPCQPCWPGTQYQPPQPPAPIQVQAPNPTPTPVPVPAPAPSIHPNVPGWPAHPSWPYNPGQSGWPGQNPSIMPPHWLPPTSGPLSVPYNLNLARGVYDKMMMTILGYVKPNAKMFTVNFLRGNDIAFHINPRFNEAGKQVVVRNHKLGERWGAEERDLKGPFPFALGSPFEASKNGKGWKVVCAGGS